The genomic window gataaaacttaaaaatctaatttaatttatcttgacttataatagtaattttaatttattaaagtaactttaaaaatcaCTAACTttaatgagattttttttttcgtatttcttcaattcaatttaattttggcAATAGTATATAGACAGGCTGGAAAAAGCtgaaaattcaatattaagtgtaatataataaataatacgatATTGTGAAACTTAACAGCCAGTTGGTCTATTGTTATCTATTAATAGTCCGCCTAATTGTTagaaacacattttaaatatttgttcaaaGTGGCTGTGTTGCAAACACAAGTGTGtttacatacaataaattaattataaaaatatttcattagtTTATTCAtcgtaactaaaaaaaaaacgtaaacTGTATTCCCTACATTTATGCTCTTTCTAGAAGTCTTTTAAGACCTGATGACGTTTAATCTACAACAAGATTATCCAGATAAACATATCAGGCCATGtaatagatgttattgatTTCAGTGCATCACCAGAAGTCAAAAAgtcaaagaagaaaaaatccaagaaaaataaaaaagagaaGTAAGTTGATcgtattacataaatattattaaatagttaCCAAACAatcattgtttttgtatttagaCAGGTGAAACTGCAGTTAACGCAAgagtaagtttatttaaatttaataattcaaataaattaccatttcaataatgtaattgaaaatttcagcgaaaaaaatattttatggcgGCTTATACGTAGGtatggttatttttttaatcaaaatataactttgtagcttaatagttaattctaagagaaaatataaaacagtcAATCAAATCGATTGCAGAAAAGTTGAATTGACATATTAGAGTAAGgatattttatctaaatcGAATATGAGTGAAACCGCGGAGTTTCATAATATACGTGCAAACAATTTTGCGCTGTATTGTTGTATAGTTTGTAGTACTTTAATTCAAAAACCCCGGTCAAACGCGGTCCGGGTCTACCGCTTTATAGAAAATCGCATTGTAGGAGTATTCAAGTATTTTTGAACAATTCAAAAACTAGGAACACGAATTTAATAAAGCGTTATAGGGGTACCGTGTTATAGAGGgattaatgtattttacatatttataaataaaaagattttttacgTAGGATGAGGTTTTAACTGATGCAACTTTTGTTTCAACATGCATTATAGGTAAACTATAACGCTaaggatttaattttatataaataattttcaaacatACATTACTCAGgctttaacaatattttacaataatatccAGTCTGATCTAAAGTTGCATCACATCACATCTGCGGCTCGCGCAGGTCAGGTCACAGTGAaggacaataaaaaaaaacaatttcatcATAAACGCAGTTCTACGCATCGTACGCATtgataataaatcaatataattaaacaaatatgaaTTTCAGGAATGAATCCAGtaagaagaaaaagaaacgCTCCAAATCTTCTGATTCTGAATCGTCCAGTTCCTCCGAAGGCAGCGACTCCGAAAGTTCCGCCGACGATCGtcagaagaaaaagaaaaaggtgAATATTTACAACGGTtccattattttcattttgggACATGGGAATGTTGAAGACAatgtttttaagaatttaCTCATTTACGCCTTAAAATAATGTCTTCAAGTACCTCAGATCATAGACTAAATGTTGCCATAAATAGAATTTTTCTTTGTGACTTGACACCGGGGATCACACACACACTCGAATAGCTTTTCTGAAAGGATTGTTAGAAATAGATTCTGGATAGACTTAGCACTTtgctttcttttcttttttatttaaaaaaaaaccacttCAGCCTGATACGATGTCTTAGCACTTTCCTCCTACGGGCTTAGTCATTTAAGGCCCACGTTTGATTCTTTCATGAATTTTGATTGCATAACATTCCAGAGCTTTAAACTTAATTGCTGTGACTGCCTACTTAAATTCCCGTATCGCGGTTAacccattttttattttatttatttttctgtaaatacAAGAAATGGACAGTAAAAATTATCTGTTTAACTGTGCATCATTTCATAGGATAGCCATCTTTATCTGAAGAAATAACGTATACTGTAAGTATATCACAAAGTAACACACACACAGTTAGGTGAACTAAAATATGCCTAAGAGTGCGTCGACATTGTGACTAACTGTGAGAGTAAAGTATGGGAGGCAAAGGGCGATTGTTCGGTTAAGTGTGCACAGTAATGCATGGTGTTTGTAGTTACGATGGTGGTATTTCGCGTTCCATTGTGTGTGGTAAAacgtgtaaaatatatttatatgttgttgaataaattaacatttaaattaaaaattgaatttatttaaaatgttccccgttataagtttttaatgaaatgtcTTACAGTTTGTTCCGATACTCTCTATTTAATTGAAGAGTATACGAAATTTTGttcaattaaaatgattaatgtTAGTGGGTTCTGtcaaagcaattttcacgTTTTTACCTCACATGTATTGTATGATATCGTGATTGATTTTCAAGATGTTAACTAATCCATAACATTCTCCCTTCTCATTGTCACAAAACTAATTAAGGATGCTCAACATGTTTAAATGGTACACTACCACCACCGTTTGTTTAATAAGGTACGTCCCGATGTGTCTtatatttcattcaaatttgTGTCATaagtatatgtatttaatcaaTTGTATGTGTCACTAATTTAGATGTTGTAAATATAACTGCACTAGTGCCAAAAGTCCTTTAAATCacctgttttattatttttatttctgaaaTGAGGATGTTAtggatacatttttataacgtAGGAAGGATAAATTTCAGAGTAATTGCTTTCGTGAGTAGCTTTTAATGTACATTTTGAAAgcctaaatttatttaaagtaaatgcATGaagagtttttatttgtttttttttttatgaaattcttcAGTGGCGGTTTTGAAAATGGCGTTTGAAGGATTTCTGTTAGTGAAATGTTTAGTTGCCATAACCACTAGTCTTATTGTATTGGCACTGGTGTTTGGATCGCTTTATTTAGTTCATATTCTAATACTTGGTTCTTGAATTCTATACAGAAAAAATCAAACAAGCGACGTGCCAGCAGCAGACAATCCAGCCGGGAGAGGTATGTTAaacgattatatttttaatttttctaggaaaataataagtaatatagcTTTCGAAAGgcaattcaaaattttaaatatttaccaaaataaataaatatacatagtaaaatatttttcagttCACCTGAAAAGcaagagaaagaaaaatactCTGAACGGCCCAGTGAGATTCAAGATGAAAGGGGAAAGTACCGTGACCGGGAAGACCGAAATCACAGATTAGACGACAATAAAAGATCGGGACAAAGTACTAACAGAGTCCGCGACAGGAGCCCATCTTATGAACGGCAATCTCCAGAAATTAGATCGCCGGAAAGAAAGCAAAAATCATATATTACtaaaatagaaaacaaaaagaaaattgacaAAGATGAATTTGATCTTGAAAAGCCAACAGAAAAGAATAAGCGGGATCGACGTCGATCACCGTCGTCTGATTATGAAACAATTCCAAAGAAAAGTGACAAGCGCGACAATAGAGGTTCTAGTGGGTCTCCGCCACCAGAGAAGAGACGACGACGCAGTCCTTCCTATAATAAAAGAGAAGATCTATACTCACGAGAATCAAAACGAGATGACTCATACTATCAAAAAGAATCTAAGAGAGACAATTATCATAAAGAATCTACAAAAGATGAATCCTATCCAAAATCATCTAAAAGGGATAATGAAAGATATCATCGTGATAAATCTTATGAGAATAAAAGATCTATAAGAAAAAGCATGTCTCCAGATTACAGACGAAAAGATAGCAACAGAAAAGACGAGCGACCGGAAGAAAGAAAAAGATCCGATGTTGAAAAGGGGAATTATAAAAGTGAGCGCTATGAAAGATCTCGTAATAATAGAGATGTTGATGATTTAAAGCGAAAACGAAAAAGAAGTAGAAGCGCATCTGAAGAAAGGAGAAAATCTCGAGAAGTTTCTCCAAaaaacagtaataataataaatcttatataaaGGATGATCATAAAGAACCAGaaagatattataaaaacgcaaGAAAAGAAAGATCTCACTCACGCGATTCTAGTTTAGATTCTCCGCCCCGGCAAAGGCAAAGCACTGTTACTAAAGTAACAAAGGATACCTATTACAAAGAGAGAGATCAAACTCCTTCAAACGACCGCAAAAAACGTAGTCCTTCACATGATAATTCTAGGAAAAGCTCTACGCCTCGTAATATTGATAGAAAATCAGAGAAATCCAAAGCATTGGCTAAAGTAATTGATGCTAAGCGTGGCCGAAGCAGGTCCCCTAGAAAATCTCCTGTATCCCGCGAAAATGATCGGATTTCTAAAGAGAAAAGAAGGCACTCTCGGAGTAAATCTAAATCAATGTCCCCTTTAAAACGCGCTtctaaaaaagacaaaaagaGTATTACGCCAACCAGGAAGTCTGATAGACGTACTTCCTCTCCCAAAGTAGATCGCCGTGAGGGTAAACGAGCGGCAAGTTCTAAAGAAAAACATGAAAAAGATAAAGATGTTAAAGAATCTCAAAAGGAAAGATCAAAGTCGCGATCAGACCCAAAGAGCAGAAGCTCTTCGAGTCTTAGCTATTCACCAGCACGTCGAAGCCCAGAGCGCTATCGAGACATCATCGAGAAATTGCCTGAAAaggataaaagaaaatatattaaatcccCGTCGGATTTACAAccaaagaaaaagaaaaacaaggAAGATTATAAACCAAAAACATGCATGAGGAGTTCTTCGAGTGAAAACGACGATTCTGAAGAAGATTTTCTTCGAATGGACCTTCACGCGCGTCAAGAGGAATTGAATATGAAGGAATTGGATAAACTTAAGCAACGATTGGCTAAACTGACCAAAGCCACGATGGAACGTATTAGGAACGAGGAATTGAGTGGTCCGTCCACTTCAGAAGGACGTAGTGAACAGAAGCTAGAATGGGAGATTGAAAGTAAATCCCCAAAGGAAGCTGAGGATGAAATTAAAAGTCAATCAATCAAGTCAATCAGTCCTGTGAAGATTGACAGCTTAAGGAAGGAAAGCCCATTGCACGTTGAGAGCTCTAATGCGAAAGATGGGAAGAAGAGTAAGTCCCGTAGTTGGTCGCGAACCTCGTCACGGTCACGTTCAAGGTCAAAGTCGCGGTCTCGGTCAAAATCTAGAGTGAAGTCTTCGCGGTCACGGTCGAAGAGCCGAGTGAAGTCATCACGGTCGCGGACTCCGTCAGGATCACGGTCACGTTCCAGGTCCTCGCGTTCAAGATCTAGATCCTACTCATCGTCAAGGTATTACTAACTGAGTAGTAAGAAAATGTCGTACAAATTATTAGAGCATAGTATAGCGTTATTTACTTTACTTCATACTTAAGAAATTTCTATATTACagctaaattatattacaaaaaatctaataaaataacaacttTGATACCCAAATACGAATTATTGAACAGTAAATTATGTTCGCTAAATATTCCTTTGGTTGCACATCTTTAATTTTTCTGGACTATGGTTAGAGCCTGACTAACCAGAGCAACAACAGTCCTAAATTACCTTTTTTGGTATTTTTGcgtaaataagaattataatacTATTTCTAGTAACCCTATCTATACCATAAACATTCCCGTAGCCAAATCCATTCtgagttttgttttatagatCTCGTTCTTCTCGATCCAGCTCGTACAGCAGCAGAAGTTCTTCTCGATCTTCGCGTAGTTCGTCCCGATCAACGCGATCTTCGAGGTAATATCTTCAAATaccaattaaaactatttcacAGCTTAATTATTACACTCAACGTCTACTATCTaattatataggtattttaggtatataaaatgactgcactcaatttaatttaggttaacaagtttttttatattcaaatgatGATCatacaatagttttattaatataggtaatAGTAAAACATGTAAGGTTGGtatcacaaaatataaataaatagatttccCCAAATTCagttttaacaattattttcatttgtgaAAATTCACCTACAGACATACctcattcataaaaaaaaaccgtcTTCGCactgtttcaactaaagtgcTCATTTGTCTCCTTTTATTACAACGTAAGCACAATTTGAAAgagatatatttagtttaaatgaataaaggGTTTTATATCCTCATAAAATACTGTGTATGTTAAATTCCTTTACACTAATGTATATAAATGCCCGATCattatataactaataaattatgagtaactaaaaacaattaacgCAAGCACTAATAATTTGATACTAAACGCGATCGTTGATACACATACGTAATCAGAACAATGACGGGCGTGTACGCGGATTACCGCAGATCGAGTTCGACGCGCTCCAAGTCGCGCTCACCGTCGATCCCGCGACGGGCGGGATCCCCCAGCTTCCTCGATAGGAGGCGGATCACGAGGTAGCACGGGCTGTCTTTTTGCTCTCATCGCTGATATTATTGTAATCTTCATATTAGGTcatgttcaagtattacgtagaaagttttttatataagtccAAAAACTAATGTCTAATCGCACCTTGATGTactcatctgtctcttttcgtCACAGCGCAATCACAATTTGACAGTAAGAGACAAAAGAGTTACTTTTATGAAGgtggataaatataaaataaattgagcACGTAAATTCCACATGTTTGAATTTattgatgtattattaatcGAATCTAATCAATGTTGCAGACCTTATACCCGTCAAAATTAAGCAATACAAAACCCctttacgtaatacttgaacgcgtTTTAGTTGGAATAAAGTTGtacaagaaataattataaaacctcAATAAAAACACCATTTggataacaaatattatatttgaccTCGAAGTCAGTTCTAAGcttagcattttttatatattaatattttaatagatttttttatttcttctttatGAATCTTTGTCGACTTTTTAatgagattttatattttaaaggacGTATTTTTGATCTTGTATAGCTTTTTCTGAATGACTactatattaaatgatttttttaatttgaaagttGGATTTACTgcaaataatattagcgtaAGAGCACTGTGTCGCACATTTTCTGTCACACGATTTCTTTTAATAGCGATATTGACATTATGTTTCAATTCGTATAGCCGCTAGAGTATCGACCGGCATAATGTCAATGTCTAGAGTgttttagatgtttttttttgagtGCAGCTTGTTCATGCTAACTAGAGTTATGCTTCATTAAATgtcgtaatattttttactcttaCTACCATTTGCTACTTTTAACTACGATTAGTCACGCGGaagtagtaaaaaaatattacgatgTTCATTTTTTTCCTTTGCTGTTGTGTCACaagttgtttttctttatttatagaaaaaagtcACGCAAATATAGCACCGGTTCTGAAGATTCTTCTAGTAGTCGCTGAATGCAGTTTTaggacatttttaaattaataatatgtatatcaagaaaattaaataacattgtaAAGAagtttgtctaaaaaaaacatttttaattatatcgggttattttctttacaatgtccgccttttaaataaacttcaatGAAGGCATTTTATAAGAAatcatttttaagttttttctgCTTGTGGTTATGTATTTCTAACACAgtccatttaaaattaatattgaaaattacCATGTGTGAGAgttgattaatatttttgtgacACTTTCTTACTAAtgggtattaattattactaggttattgtaaataataatagatgaATTAATTGTGAGTCACTTTAGTTATATTATGCATTTAGAAAATCATAAAGACctagtttattttctttaatgaaCCTTAAAAAGAAATGTTACTGAAGAGTTAACGGAATTTTTTCTTTCCTAGCGCACCAATTATAGACGTAACTTATTCCTCCaagaaatacaaatacagGCGAAGATGACCACgtaatcatattatttaggGATAAGTGACAGTGTTGCCAGTTGTAGAAATTGTTCTATTTTATGGACATTAGTTTCaagtgtgtgtttttgttcaatatttgtgttattaaagtttattgtacaatattatgtttttattttatttacttgcaTGGTAGAGATCGAGCTTTATCATACACTCCAGTAATGTTATtgatacattttcttttgttccTGTATTGCTAGT from Pieris napi chromosome 12, ilPieNapi1.2, whole genome shotgun sequence includes these protein-coding regions:
- the LOC125054724 gene encoding serine/arginine repetitive matrix protein 2 isoform X5, producing MYNGIGLQTARGSGTNGYVQRNWASVRRTKDSVNYRTEEEIAKLDSASNKQPNQEILDHERKRKIEVKCTELEDKLEEQGLPNEEIAARVAAFRAKLSESSGDKDVQKDEYGRVAVRETHAVAEAQQEKNARLRDAFGISPRFVEGTSLDPERRAREEAQKYPLVRTPSHEKEQRDQASKKKKKRSASPEVKKSKKKKSKKNKKEKNESSKKKKKRSKSSDSESSSSSEGSDSESSADDRQKKKKKKKSNKRRASSRQSSRESSPEKQEKEKYSERPSEIQDERGKYRDREDRNHRLDDNKRSGQSTNRVRDRSPSYERQSPEIRSPERKQKSYITKIENKKKIDKDEFDLEKPTEKNKRDRRRSPSSDYETIPKKSDKRDNRGSSGSPPPEKRRRRSPSYNKREDLYSRESKRDDSYYQKESKRDNYHKESTKDESYPKSSKRDNERYHRDKSYENKRSIRKSMSPDYRRKDSNRKDERPEERKRSDVEKGNYKSERYERSRNNRDVDDLKRKRKRSRSASEERRKSREVSPKNSNNNKSYIKDDHKEPERYYKNARKERSHSRDSSLDSPPRQRQSTVTKVTKDTYYKERDQTPSNDRKKRSPSHDNSRKSSTPRNIDRKSEKSKALAKVIDAKRGRSRSPRKSPVSRENDRISKEKRRHSRSKSKSMSPLKRASKKDKKSITPTRKSDRRTSSPKVDRREGKRAASSKEKHEKDKDVKESQKERSKSRSDPKSRSSSSLSYSPARRSPERYRDIIEKLPEKDKRKYIKSPSDLQPKKKKNKEDYKPKTCMRSSSSENDDSEEDFLRMDLHARQEELNMKELDKLKQRLAKLTKATMERIRNEELSGPSTSEGRSEQKLEWEIESKSPKEAEDEIKSQSIKSISPVKIDSLRKESPLHVESSNAKDGKKSKSRSWSRTSSRSRSRSKSRSRSKSRVKSSRSRSKSRVKSSRSRTPSGSRSRSRSSRSRSRSYSSSRSRSSRSSSYSSRSSSRSSRSSSRSTRSSRSSSTRSKSRSPSIPRRAGSPSFLDRRRITSARKRPIPYRRPTPSTPSSGSYYSSRTSERSWSQSPRPE
- the LOC125054724 gene encoding serine/arginine repetitive matrix protein 2 isoform X3, producing the protein MYNGIGLQTARGSGTNGYVQRNWASVRRTKDSVNYRTEEEIAKLDSASNKQPNQEILDHERKRKIEVKCTELEDKLEEQGLPNEEIAARVAAFRAKLSESSGDKDVQKDEYGRVAVRETHAVAEAQQEKNARLRDAFGISPRFVEGTSLDPERRAREEAQKYPLVRTPSHEKEQRDQASKKKKKRSASPEVKKSKKKKSKKNKKEKNESSKKKKKRSKSSDSESSSSSEGSDSESSADDRQKKKKKKKSNKRRASSRQSSRESSPEKQEKEKYSERPSEIQDERGKYRDREDRNHRLDDNKRSGQSTNRVRDRSPSYERQSPEIRSPERKQKSYITKIENKKKIDKDEFDLEKPTEKNKRDRRRSPSSDYETIPKKSDKRDNRGSSGSPPPEKRRRRSPSYNKREDLYSRESKRDDSYYQKESKRDNYHKESTKDESYPKSSKRDNERYHRDKSYENKRSIRKSMSPDYRRKDSNRKDERPEERKRSDVEKGNYKSERYERSRNNRDVDDLKRKRKRSRSASEERRKSREVSPKNSNNNKSYIKDDHKEPERYYKNARKERSHSRDSSLDSPPRQRQSTVTKVTKDTYYKERDQTPSNDRKKRSPSHDNSRKSSTPRNIDRKSEKSKALAKVIDAKRGRSRSPRKSPVSRENDRISKEKRRHSRSKSKSMSPLKRASKKDKKSITPTRKSDRRTSSPKVDRREGKRAASSKEKHEKDKDVKESQKERSKSRSDPKSRSSSSLSYSPARRSPERYRDIIEKLPEKDKRKYIKSPSDLQPKKKKNKEDYKPKTCMRSSSSENDDSEEDFLRMDLHARQEELNMKELDKLKQRLAKLTKATMERIRNEELSGPSTSEGRSEQKLEWEIESKSPKEAEDEIKSQSIKSISPVKIDSLRKESPLHVESSNAKDGKKSKSRSWSRTSSRSRSRSKSRSRSKSRVKSSRSRSKSRVKSSRSRTPSGSRSRSRSSRSRSRSYSSSRSRSSRSSSYSSRSSSRSSRSSSRSTRSSRSSSTRSKSRSPSIPRRAGSPSFLDRRRITSYGFDKVHVKGRFPIGDLLHRHHLQEVTTAAEPQNAAGRNHRVPNKNKTNKR
- the LOC125054724 gene encoding serine/arginine repetitive matrix protein 2 isoform X9 translates to MYNGIGLQTARGSGTNGYVQRNWASVRRTKDSVNYRTEEEIAKLDSASNKQPNQEILDHERKRKIEVKCTELEDKLEEQGLPNEEIAARVAAFRAKLSESSGDKDVQKDEYGRVAVRETHAVAEAQQEKNARLRDAFGISPRFVEGTSLDPERRAREEAQKYPLVRTPSHEKEQRDQASKKKKKRSASPEVKKSKKKKSKKNKKEKNESSKKKKKRSKSSDSESSSSSEGSDSESSADDRQKKKKKKKSNKRRASSRQSSRESSPEKQEKEKYSERPSEIQDERGKYRDREDRNHRLDDNKRSGQSTNRVRDRSPSYERQSPEIRSPERKQKSYITKIENKKKIDKDEFDLEKPTEKNKRDRRRSPSSDYETIPKKSDKRDNRGSSGSPPPEKRRRRSPSYNKREDLYSRESKRDDSYYQKESKRDNYHKESTKDESYPKSSKRDNERYHRDKSYENKRSIRKSMSPDYRRKDSNRKDERPEERKRSDVEKGNYKSERYERSRNNRDVDDLKRKRKRSRSASEERRKSREVSPKNSNNNKSYIKDDHKEPERYYKNARKERSHSRDSSLDSPPRQRQSTVTKVTKDTYYKERDQTPSNDRKKRSPSHDNSRKSSTPRNIDRKSEKSKALAKVIDAKRGRSRSPRKSPVSRENDRISKEKRRHSRSKSKSMSPLKRASKKDKKSITPTRKSDRRTSSPKVDRREGKRAASSKEKHEKDKDVKESQKERSKSRSDPKSRSSSSLSYSPARRSPERYRDIIEKLPEKDKRKYIKSPSDLQPKKKKNKEDYKPKTCMRSSSSENDDSEEDFLRMDLHARQEELNMKELDKLKQRLAKLTKATMERIRNEELSGPSTSEGRSEQKLEWEIESKSPKEAEDEIKSQSIKSISPVKIDSLRKESPLHVESSNAKDGKKSKSRSWSRTSSRSRSRSKSRSRSKSRVKSSRSRSKSRVKSSRSRTPSGSRSRSRSSRSRSRSYSSSRSRSSRSSSYSSRSSSRSSRSSSRSTRSSRSSSTRSKSRSPSIPRRAGSPSFLDRRRITRKKSRKYSTGSEDSSSSR
- the LOC125054724 gene encoding serine/arginine repetitive matrix protein 2 isoform X8: MYNGIGLQTARGSGTNGYVQRNWASVRRTKDSVNYRTEEEIAKLDSASNKQPNQEILDHERKRKIEVKCTELEDKLEEQGLPNEEIAARVAAFRAKLSESSGDKDVQKDEYGRVAVRETHAVAEAQQEKNARLRDAFGISPRFVEGTSLDPERRAREEAQKYPLVRTPSHEKEQRDQASKKKKKRSASPEVKKSKKKKSKKNKKEKNESSKKKKKRSKSSDSESSSSSEGSDSESSADDRQKKKKKKKSNKRRASSRQSSRESSPEKQEKEKYSERPSEIQDERGKYRDREDRNHRLDDNKRSGQSTNRVRDRSPSYERQSPEIRSPERKQKSYITKIENKKKIDKDEFDLEKPTEKNKRDRRRSPSSDYETIPKKSDKRDNRGSSGSPPPEKRRRRSPSYNKREDLYSRESKRDDSYYQKESKRDNYHKESTKDESYPKSSKRDNERYHRDKSYENKRSIRKSMSPDYRRKDSNRKDERPEERKRSDVEKGNYKSERYERSRNNRDVDDLKRKRKRSRSASEERRKSREVSPKNSNNNKSYIKDDHKEPERYYKNARKERSHSRDSSLDSPPRQRQSTVTKVTKDTYYKERDQTPSNDRKKRSPSHDNSRKSSTPRNIDRKSEKSKALAKVIDAKRGRSRSPRKSPVSRENDRISKEKRRHSRSKSKSMSPLKRASKKDKKSITPTRKSDRRTSSPKVDRREGKRAASSKEKHEKDKDVKESQKERSKSRSDPKSRSSSSLSYSPARRSPERYRDIIEKLPEKDKRKYIKSPSDLQPKKKKNKEDYKPKTCMRSSSSENDDSEEDFLRMDLHARQEELNMKELDKLKQRLAKLTKATMERIRNEELSGPSTSEGRSEQKLEWEIESKSPKEAEDEIKSQSIKSISPVKIDSLRKESPLHVESSNAKDGKKSKSRSWSRTSSRSRSRSKSRSRSKSRVKSSRSRSKSRVKSSRSRTPSGSRSRSRSSRSRSRSYSSSRSRSSRSSSYSSRSSSRSSRSSSRSTRSSRSSSTRSKSRSPSIPRRAGSPSFLDRRRITSAPIIDVTYSSKKYKYRRR
- the LOC125054724 gene encoding serine/arginine repetitive matrix protein 2 isoform X7, which gives rise to MYNGIGLQTARGSGTNGYVQRNWASVRRTKDSVNYRTEEEIAKLDSASNKQPNQEILDHERKRKIEVKCTELEDKLEEQGLPNEEIAARVAAFRAKLSESSGDKDVQKDEYGRVAVRETHAVAEAQQEKNARLRDAFGISPRFVEGTSLDPERRAREEAQKYPLVRTPSHEKEQRDQASKKKKKRSASPEVKKSKKKKSKKNKKEKNESSKKKKKRSKSSDSESSSSSEGSDSESSADDRQKKKKKKKSNKRRASSRQSSRESSPEKQEKEKYSERPSEIQDERGKYRDREDRNHRLDDNKRSGQSTNRVRDRSPSYERQSPEIRSPERKQKSYITKIENKKKIDKDEFDLEKPTEKNKRDRRRSPSSDYETIPKKSDKRDNRGSSGSPPPEKRRRRSPSYNKREDLYSRESKRDDSYYQKESKRDNYHKESTKDESYPKSSKRDNERYHRDKSYENKRSIRKSMSPDYRRKDSNRKDERPEERKRSDVEKGNYKSERYERSRNNRDVDDLKRKRKRSRSASEERRKSREVSPKNSNNNKSYIKDDHKEPERYYKNARKERSHSRDSSLDSPPRQRQSTVTKVTKDTYYKERDQTPSNDRKKRSPSHDNSRKSSTPRNIDRKSEKSKALAKVIDAKRGRSRSPRKSPVSRENDRISKEKRRHSRSKSKSMSPLKRASKKDKKSITPTRKSDRRTSSPKVDRREGKRAASSKEKHEKDKDVKESQKERSKSRSDPKSRSSSSLSYSPARRSPERYRDIIEKLPEKDKRKYIKSPSDLQPKKKKNKEDYKPKTCMRSSSSENDDSEEDFLRMDLHARQEELNMKELDKLKQRLAKLTKATMERIRNEELSGPSTSEGRSEQKLEWEIESKSPKEAEDEIKSQSIKSISPVKIDSLRKESPLHVESSNAKDGKKSKSRSWSRTSSRSRSRSKSRSRSKSRVKSSRSRSKSRVKSSRSRTPSGSRSRSRSSRSRSRSYSSSRSRSSRSSSYSSRSSSRSSRSSSRSTRSSRTMTGVYADYRRSSSTRSKSRSPSIPRRAGSPSFLDRRRITRKKSRKYSTGSEDSSSSR
- the LOC125054724 gene encoding serine/arginine repetitive matrix protein 2 isoform X6 codes for the protein MYNGIGLQTARGSGTNGYVQRNWASVRRTKDSVNYRTEEEIAKLDSASNKQPNQEILDHERKRKIEVKCTELEDKLEEQGLPNEEIAARVAAFRAKLSESSGDKDVQKDEYGRVAVRETHAVAEAQQEKNARLRDAFGISPRFVEGTSLDPERRAREEAQKYPLVRTPSHEKEQRDQASKKKKKRSASPEVKKSKKKKSKKNKKEKNESSKKKKKRSKSSDSESSSSSEGSDSESSADDRQKKKKKKKSNKRRASSRQSSRESSPEKQEKEKYSERPSEIQDERGKYRDREDRNHRLDDNKRSGQSTNRVRDRSPSYERQSPEIRSPERKQKSYITKIENKKKIDKDEFDLEKPTEKNKRDRRRSPSSDYETIPKKSDKRDNRGSSGSPPPEKRRRRSPSYNKREDLYSRESKRDDSYYQKESKRDNYHKESTKDESYPKSSKRDNERYHRDKSYENKRSIRKSMSPDYRRKDSNRKDERPEERKRSDVEKGNYKSERYERSRNNRDVDDLKRKRKRSRSASEERRKSREVSPKNSNNNKSYIKDDHKEPERYYKNARKERSHSRDSSLDSPPRQRQSTVTKVTKDTYYKERDQTPSNDRKKRSPSHDNSRKSSTPRNIDRKSEKSKALAKVIDAKRGRSRSPRKSPVSRENDRISKEKRRHSRSKSKSMSPLKRASKKDKKSITPTRKSDRRTSSPKVDRREGKRAASSKEKHEKDKDVKESQKERSKSRSDPKSRSSSSLSYSPARRSPERYRDIIEKLPEKDKRKYIKSPSDLQPKKKKNKEDYKPKTCMRSSSSENDDSEEDFLRMDLHARQEELNMKELDKLKQRLAKLTKATMERIRNEELSGPSTSEGRSEQKLEWEIESKSPKEAEDEIKSQSIKSISPVKIDSLRKESPLHVESSNAKDGKKSKSRSWSRTSSRSRSRSKSRSRSKSRVKSSRSRSKSRVKSSRSRTPSGSRSRSRSSRSRSRSYSSSRSRSSRSSSYSSRSSSRSSRSSSRSTRSSRTMTGVYADYRRSSSTRSKSRSPSIPRRAGSPSFLDRRRITSAPIIDVTYSSKKYKYRRR